In Carnobacteriaceae bacterium zg-84, the genomic window TTGTGGTTGTACTTTAACATCATCTACCCAAATAGACCATCCTTCACTATAAGGAATACTAAATAATAGGTGTGTACTATTATCCGTCAAATGAACCGTTCCCTCCATGGTGTTATTACCCCAATTTGTCACAGTCATTCCTTGTTTTGTTTTAGGCCCAATCGCAATATCAACAGCATTATTATCCATTTCCCACAAGGCAACATTTCTTAACGACACTTCATTTGCTTTTGTAAAGGTTATTTCAAAAGTGGTTTCTACATTTTTTTGTTGGTAAGCCACATTCCAAAGTTGCTGCTTATCAAACATTCCATGATATTCATAATTTGCTTTATTTAAAGAAATTGCCATATCTGACCGTTGCTCACTAAGCATCCCCGGCAAAGATAAATAATAAGCATTATCCGTTGACGGAACAAATGTATAGCGAATTTTACCCGGTTTTGATAAATCCAATCGTTTAAAAGATGAATTAGCTAAATCATTCGGATTGGTTGCTTCTAAATTTTCTAGTGTAATCTCTTTAAATGCCTCACGTTTAAAATATTGAATACTTTGTCCAGAAAGATGTTGTAAAATAGCCATCTGGTTTTCTGCAGGTTTATTATCTTCAAGCGTTAAATTTAATAAACCCTCATTAACGCCAAATCCTACTGAAAAATAACGTTTATTTTCATAAACACGTACACGATCTGTTTCAGAAATAGCATTATAATATTGATAGAGATCTTTTCTCGTCGTTTCTCTTGAAAAACTGTAAATATATTCACTTTGTTTTTGTTCATCTGATAAATTTCTCATTTGGACTAAATAACGAATACCAAATAACGCATCTGTTAAAGGTGTCCCCGATGTATAATTTGTTGATGCATTGGCTCCTGATGAACCTAACGCATCAAATAAGTCCATGGTGTCAACTTCCATATTCGAACTAAAATGAGATAACCCCGGATAGTCAAACATAAACGGATCATTATTTGAGCGTTGGAATATTTTTTCAATACGATAAAAATTTGTTTTCGGTGGACGAATTGGGTCAATCGCACTCTCTATTGTCTTTTGTGCATTTTCTAAACGATAGGCACCCGCATACCCTACTCGTGATTGTACAATATACGCATTAGCACCTAATTCCAAACATGTTACTGCCAATAAGACAATACTCGACCATTTATATTCTTTCATAAAGAACATCACAACAACAAACATCCAAAACAGTGTTGATAAAATTTGTTGAGGAACGGACATAAAAGATTGTGATGACTGATATACAATACCATTCACTAATATAATGATGCCTGAAGAAAGACATACTCCTGCTAAATCCACTCGTTGCCACTCTCTAATGGCTCGATATGCCAATAACACCATAAAGAAGCAAATCAAAAAACTAAAACGATGATAAAACCACGCTGGCTCTTGCCCTAAATGCCATATTCTATGTATCATATTAAAAATCATGGATAATAAAAACACACCAAAAACACCAACAGCAGCTATACGCTCAGACTTACGAAATACTTTTGTCATAAAGTAAAAAATAAAGCCTATCAATGCAATACTACCAAGATAAATATTCGGTAATCCATGTGGCATTTGATCATGGTCAAATGCTCCAATCATCAATTTTGATAAAAGTAATACCGGATCTGCTTCTATTTTTGTAGAAAAAACAAATGGATCTGTATAGGTACCTTTACTAATGAGTAAATTTTGAATAATAGGGTACAAAAACACAAAACTTATACCCACAGCAAGAAATGAATACCCTGCTAATTTTAAAATAGGGAGAAAATAAGATTTTAATTTCTCTTTGAGTGTTTTTCCTGTATAAATTTTCGCCATATAAAATAGGCTATACAAAATAATAAACAAACAAATCATATATGCCATATAATATTGGCAAATCATCATTACAGCCAATATCAATGTATATTTATACCCTTTTTGTCCGCTTAGTACATTCTCAACCCCCATGATAATCAATGGTAAAAAGACTAAAGCGTCATACCATAACGGATTCATTTGATACGCTACAGCAAAACCAGACAACGCATACAAAGTTGCAAAAGTCGGTACTAATAAAGGACGTTTTTTCAAAGCGTCATAACGCTTCACAAGAAAATGACAAAATGTTAATCCCATACAACCATAACGTAATAACAATGTTACTGTCGCTGCCAATCGAATTTCATCAAATGGGAATAA contains:
- a CDS encoding YfhO family protein, with protein sequence MKDKKLIYILSGLLPIVVMFIVYIFLGVYPFGSNTLMAIDFASQYIDLFAFFRRSVLSLDFSGIFYSFSKSIGGDMMGVWGYYLLSPFNFIYALFPFDEIRLAATVTLLLRYGCMGLTFCHFLVKRYDALKKRPLLVPTFATLYALSGFAVAYQMNPLWYDALVFLPLIIMGVENVLSGQKGYKYTLILAVMMICQYYMAYMICLFIILYSLFYMAKIYTGKTLKEKLKSYFLPILKLAGYSFLAVGISFVFLYPIIQNLLISKGTYTDPFVFSTKIEADPVLLLSKLMIGAFDHDQMPHGLPNIYLGSIALIGFIFYFMTKVFRKSERIAAVGVFGVFLLSMIFNMIHRIWHLGQEPAWFYHRFSFLICFFMVLLAYRAIREWQRVDLAGVCLSSGIIILVNGIVYQSSQSFMSVPQQILSTLFWMFVVVMFFMKEYKWSSIVLLAVTCLELGANAYIVQSRVGYAGAYRLENAQKTIESAIDPIRPPKTNFYRIEKIFQRSNNDPFMFDYPGLSHFSSNMEVDTMDLFDALGSSGANASTNYTSGTPLTDALFGIRYLVQMRNLSDEQKQSEYIYSFSRETTRKDLYQYYNAISETDRVRVYENKRYFSVGFGVNEGLLNLTLEDNKPAENQMAILQHLSGQSIQYFKREAFKEITLENLEATNPNDLANSSFKRLDLSKPGKIRYTFVPSTDNAYYLSLPGMLSEQRSDMAISLNKANYEYHGMFDKQQLWNVAYQQKNVETTFEITFTKANEVSLRNVALWEMDNNAVDIAIGPKTKQGMTVTNWGNNTMEGTVHLTDNSTHLLFSIPYSEGWSIWVDDVKVQPQKVWNSLMAIPMASGQHRIKMVYVPKAFSVGLLVTVVSLAILGGMIYVGGRKNEAIQYFNKAKRNIRSNK